The Cervus elaphus chromosome 21, mCerEla1.1, whole genome shotgun sequence genome window below encodes:
- the CTHRC1 gene encoding collagen triple helix repeat-containing protein 1, whose amino-acid sequence MRPQGPAASPRRLLGLLLLLLLQPRAPSSASETPKGKQKALLRQREVVDLYNGMCLQGPAGVPGRDGSPGANGIPGTPGIPGRDGFKGEKGECLREVFEESWTPNYKQCSWSSLNYGIDLGKIAECTFTKMRSNSALRVLFSGSLRLKCRSACCQRWYFTFNGAECSGPLPIEAIIYLDQGSPELNSTINIHRTSSVEGLCEGIGAGLVDIAIWVGTCSDYPKGDASTGWNSVSRIIIEELPK is encoded by the exons ATGCGCCCCCAGGGCCCCGCCGCCTCCCCGCGGCGGCTCCTTGGCcttctgctgctcctgctgctgcagcCGCGGGCGCCGTCGAGCGCCTCCGAGACGCCCAAAGGGAAGCAAAAGGCTCTGCTCCGGCAGAGGGAGGTGGTGGACCTG TACAATGGCATGTGCCTACAAGGGCCGGCGGGGGTGCCTGGGCGAGACGGGAGCCCCGGGGCCAATGGCATCCCTGGTACCCCCGGGATCCCAGGTCGAGATGGATTCAAAGGAGAGAAGGGGGAATGCCTGAGGGAAGTCTTCGAGGAGTCCTGGACACCTAACTACAAGCAGTGTTCATGGAGTTCACTGAATTATGGCATAGATCTTGGAAAAATTGCT GAATGTACATTCACAAAGATGCGTTCGAACAGTGCCCTGAGAGTTTTGTTCAGCGGCTCACTTCGGTTAAAATGCAGAAGTGCATGCTGTCAGCGTTGGTATTTCACATTCAATGGAGCTGAGTGTTCAGGGCCACTTCCTATTGAAGCCATAATTTATTTGgaccaaggaagccctgaattGAATTCAACAATTAATATTCATCGCACTTCTTCTG TGGAAGGACTCTGTGAAGGCATTGGTGCTGGACTAGTGGACATTGCTATCTGGGTTGGTACTTGCTCAGATTACCCGAAAGGAGATGCCTCTACAGGGTGGAATTCGGTGTCTCGCATCATTATTGAAGAGCTCCCAAAGTAA